A genomic window from Pecten maximus chromosome 2, xPecMax1.1, whole genome shotgun sequence includes:
- the LOC117315684 gene encoding uncharacterized protein LOC117315684 has product MGNSNSHKRTGCTNKVEHWSLIQNTPVTGVLQSCSYGRWIKTQRTICGYADYADFTTCRESRRRCGVLAKPDTTCGRYFVPSFKSKSELLIVEKQKWYVGNFKLPRVPVPDPQWVRHSQHNRNRRECSVIAYSNGLVVVQINTNRYYLSPKFYILDIETGQVIGHFLMFYHCRRWYESYISPNKHRILLRPDSLTRVVALPDNYLLENVYVNPNSNYSGLSVGTIPPIFRAHVMTFNALAGDNRIVMANQKDLEIRSVETWDILYGVQNLDLPTNIQQMKSSPLGDFIALRCVHPVHCKEYSVNVIALLNFRTLDILFKVDVCGCYWPVSEVINLQVFPYFSPGEASISLMKNCTYHRKVVTYKLPIPRLNLQYLCRRAILHLTNFRDLSKLPLPKKIISFLQAKPSVNKGQTIVIIQPQR; this is encoded by the coding sequence ATGGGGAACTCCAACAGCCACAAGCGGACTGGATGTACCAACAAAGTGGAGCACTGGTCGTTGATCCAGAACACACCAGTAACAGGAGTCCTGCAGTCTTGTTCCTATGGCAGATGGATAAAAACTCAGCGCACCATTTGTGGTTATGCAGATTATGCTGACTTCACTACTTGTCGTGAGTCCAGGAGAAGGTGTGGAGTACTTGCCAAACCTGACACCACATGTGGGAGATACTTTGTACCAAGTTTCAAATCTAAATCTGAATTGCTTATTGTGGAAAAACAGAAATGGTATGTTGGGAACTTTAAACTCCCACGTGTACCTGTTCCAGACCCACAATGGGTCCGCCATTCTCAACATAATCGGAATCGCAGGGAATGCAGTGTTATTGCATACAGCAATGGACTTGTCGTTGTTCAGATAAACACCAACAGGTACTACTTGTCACCAAAGTTCTATATACTGGACATTGAAACAGGTCAGGTCATAGGTCATTTTCTGATGTTCTATCACTGTAGAAGATGGTATGAGAGCTATATTTCACCCAATAAGCACAGGATTCTATTACGTCCTGACAGTCTCACAAGGGTGGTGGCTTTACCTGACAACTACCTGTTAGAAAATGTCTATGTTAATCCTAACTCCAACTACTCTGGTCTGTCTGTAGGAACCATCCCACCAATATTTCGTGCTCATGTCATGACATTTAATGCCTTAGCTGGTGACAATAGAATTGTCATGGCAAATCAGAAAGATCTGGAAATCCGCTCTGTAGAAACATGGGATATTCTTTATGGTGTTCAAAATCTTGACCTTCCTACAAACATACAACAAATGAAATCCAGTCCGCTTGGTGACTTCATTGCTCTGCGCTGCGTTCACCCTGTTCATTGTAAGGAGTACAGCGTCAATGTAATCGCTTTGCTCAACTTTCGGACTCTAGATATTTTGTTCAAAGTGGATGTATGTGGCTGCTACTGGCCAGTGTCAGAGGTTATCAATCTTCAAGTCTTCCCCTACTTTTCTCCTGGTGAGGCTTCCATATCACTAATGAAGAATTGTACCTATCATCGCAAAGTAGTCACATACAAACTACCAATACCCCGCTTGAATCTGCAGTACCTGTGTCGAAGAGCAATACTCCATCTGACAAACTTTAGAGATCTGAGCAAGTTGCCTCTTCCAAAGAAGATCATCAGCTTTCTCCAGGCCAAACCATCTGTTAACAAGGGACAAACCATTGTGATTATCCAGCCACAGAGATAA
- the LOC117315691 gene encoding uncharacterized protein LOC117315691 yields the protein MVYGSGRLRKPLSFGMCSVLSAVFGLFIYTVLAYSEYIKPISMYSYVPSQDSTLLSVFSAVIDIEDEHKVTLNVWDGTRDMDYKCCILISNAKLVQVLAKPLDSAYEENVISARQYRCSFSSLKGHVISVAMIPASKTCTMSEQFTNVMFPSRPKIVNSFVIYSVLTQEVRPIQLIEWLEYYKSTGVDKIYLVLQLPYAQLMTVLSYYSRNDFLEIKELPFPLPGRSQDTVDRSFTTTMDDLIQRQLDQDKLVGTFHCREYLRGYGYAANIDVNEFILTEKWRVLFYFLEETFEKTYPDAAAVKLRYVQDSHYKSNFKGKNDTERIKYKIIYIPGHVEPTRSDLVIPHTNYHVYTLPEYNGAVYHVSQCSAMWIICIRNRSPSTMKLYRSRTELERKCFAVATKLYLSAYNFKPRY from the exons ATGGTGTACGGTTCCGGTCGCTTGCGGAAGCCCCTTTCCTTTGGAATGTGTTCAGTATTGAGCGCAGtatttggtttatttatttatacagttCTAGCATATTCCGAATATATAAAACCTATATCG ATGTACAGTTACGTCCCGTCACAAGATTCTACATTACTTTCCgtgttttctgctgttattgACATTGAAGATGAACACAAAGTTACATTAAATGTCTGGGATGGGACAAGGGACATGGACTACAAATGTTGTATTTTGATTTCTAATGCAAAATTAGTTCAAGTTTTAGCGAAACCACTAGATTCTGCATACGAGGAAAACGTTATATCTGCTCGACAGTATCGATGTTCCTTTTCCTCACTAAAAGGTCATGTGATCTCCGTTGCTATGATACCGGCTTCTAAAACATGTACGATGAGTGAACAGTTTACAAACGTAATGTTTCCTTCAAGGCCAAAAATAGTCAACAGTTTTGTTATCTATTCTGTGTTAACACAAGAAGTACGTCCTATTCAGCTGATCGAATGGCTAGAATACTATAAATCTACAGGAGTAGACAAAATCTACCTGGTTCTCCAGCTTCCGTATGCACAGCTGATGACAGTGTTATCATACTATTCACGAAATGATTTCCTAGAGATAAAGGAACTACCTTTCCCACTACCTGGTAGATCACAAG ATACCGTCGATCGCAGTTTTACGACAACAATGGACGACCTTATCCAACGTCAGCTTGATCAGGACAAACTCGTAGGAACATTCCATTGTAGGGAATATCTTCGTGGTTATGGATATGCGGCCAATATCGACGTAAATGAATTCATCTTAACAGAAAAATGGAGAGTGCTATTTTACTTTCTCGAG gaaacatttgaaaagaCATATCCCGACGCCGCAGCCGTGAAACTGCGATATGTACAAGATTCACATTATAAGTCAAATTTCAAAGGAAAAAATGATACAGAACGCATTAAGTACAAGATCATCTATATCCCTGGACATGTGGAACCCACGAGAAGCGACCTGGTCATACCACACACAAATTACCATGT GTACACGTTACCTGAATATAATGGAGCTGTGTATCACGTAAGCCAATGCTCGGCAATGTGGATAATTTGTATCAGAAACCGTTCGCCATCAACCATGAAATTGTACCGTTCAAGGACAGAATTAGAACGAAAATGTTTTGCTGTGGCAACTAAACTGTATCTTAGTGCATACAATTTCAAACCACGTTATTAA
- the LOC117315706 gene encoding deoxyribonuclease-1-like: protein MAGFITGKFLFGILAFLTIQFGTCLSKMLEENLRISAFNLRMFGDARAENTDVVEILAKIIRRYDISILQEIRDKDGSAFKLLMNEVNGNTDEYASDLSQRLGTSHIKEEYAVIYRKDTVRLDDTYQYPDPDYDYFERPPFSVKVHLKTADELDEMAIIAIHTKPTEAVEEIDKLVDVSKNTSDHWNGLKNILIAGDLNAGCSYVTTKEMKIISLRKDKRYSWLIGDDVDTTTSGSDCAYDRFVASGDQLKAAIVPGSAREFKFEEEYNLSEKQMKEVSDHYPIELEIRGRVNRRELAKFDSKLSMSFQDNTIHNREDVMRILNSDDFVQYGFDVSIDVNIGTEKKHITAFMDNMTKDQVLSIMHSINLSSDLIRESVCELVILHLNSPLMSGIPGGHGFLIEYDMRYAFEVSCEEDGYHRCSFKLTRGIVTIGSFA from the exons ATGGCAGGCTTCATCACTGGCAAATTTCTCTTCGGGATTCTCGCCTTTCTTACCATCCAATTTGGTACATGTTTGTCTAAGATGTTAGAAGAAAACTTGAGAATATCAGCTTTCAACCTGAGGATGTTTGGAGATGCGAGAGCGGAAAATACAGACGTTGTTGAAATTCTCGCAAAG ATTATCAGACGATACGATATCAGTATCTTACAAGAAATACGAGATAAAGACGGTTCGGCATTCAAACTGCTGATGAATGAAGTAAATGG TAACACTGATGAATATGCTAGCGACTTGAGTCAACGTCTGGGGACAAGCCACATCAAGGAGGAGTACGCAGTGATTTACAG GAAAGATACTGTCCGTCTAGACGACACATACCAGTACCCCGACCCAGACTACGATTATTTTGAGAGACCGCCGTTTTCTGTTAAGGTTCACCTGAAAACAGCCGATG AATTAGACGAGATGGCAATAATTGCCATCCACACTAAGCCCACCGAGGCCGTTGAGGAGATTGATAAACTCGTCGATGTATCTAAGAATACAAGTGATCACTGGAATGGTTTAAAG AATATCCTAATCGCCGGAGACCTAAACGCCGGCTGCAGTTATGTGACAACTAAGGAAATGAAGATCATTTCTCTCCGAAAGGACAAGCGATATAGCTGGCTTATTGGCGATGATGTCGATACTACGACTTCCGGTTCAGACTGTGCTTACGACAG ATTTGTGGCTTCTGGTGATCAATTGAAGGCTGCAATAGTTCCAGGAAGTGCACGTGAATTCAAGTTTGAGGAAGAATACAATTTATCGGAAAAACAG ATGAAAGAAGTCAGTGATCATTATCCCATTGAACTTGAAATCAGAGGGAGAG TAAACCGCAGAGAACTGGCTAAATTTGACAGTAAATTGTCGATGTCATTCCAAGATAACACCATTCACAACAGAGAAGATGTCATGCGGATACTCAACTCGGACGACTTCGTGCAATATGGTTTTGACGTTTCGATTGATGTTAACATTGGCaccgaaaaaaaacatatcactGCCTTTATGGACAATATGACAAAAGATCAGGTCTTATCAATAATGCATAGCATTAACCTTTCCTCGGATCTGATCAGGGAATCGGTGTGCGAGCTGGTAATACTCCACCTTAATTCGCCACTCATGAGTGGCATTCCAGGTGGACACGGTTTTCTGATTGAGTATGATATGAGATATGCTTTCGAGGTATCGTGTGAAGAGGACGGATATCATAGGTGTAGTTTTAAACTCACACGCGGTATCGTCACCATCGGCAGCTTTGCCTAG